The following is a genomic window from Strix aluco isolate bStrAlu1 chromosome 3, bStrAlu1.hap1, whole genome shotgun sequence.
TCAGCTAGCTTGTTTGCATTGGAGAATACGATCTTTTGCTTGGTCAGATAGAAGGGAAATGGGAGGTAGCTGCGTGCATGAGAAGAGCTCTGTGTGTAAAGGAGATTCTTGTAAGCTGGTGCGGGACAAGGGTACTATGGCCAGGGAGAGGTGTTAGACAGACTGTTGCGGTTTTGAAAAATGTAGTGAGAAGAAACAAGACTGTTAAAACAGTGTAAGTTGGTTTCAGAACAGGAAACTGATAGAGGAACGATCTGTTTACAAAATAGCCAATTTTCAATTGAATGAAATGCTCTGTTTGCAAAATAGCTTAAATTGGATGTTTCTGCTGAGCTAGTGAAGGATGTGGGATATGATTGACCCATCTTTTCAACTTGGCTTccaattttctttgcttttagtgAGGCATAGCTATTAAGGTATGCTTTTCCTTAACTCAGAACTCCCAAGAATTACATACAAATAACCATTAGATAACTCTCTATATCAGTGTGAGGCCTGTTTATATTTTAGAACTTGATAGAGAAGGATATGCTTCGTTTAGTGTTCTTAAAAGTAGAAACAAATTCTGCCCTGCTAGGGGAGAGCTTCGTAACTTTTTCTCAGTACTTACAGCTTTTGCAGAGGTCTTCAAGAGGACTGGAACCACATTTATTCTACCCACATAATTTTAGAAAAGTATATTGGCAGCTTCTGTTTGAGGAGAGTTAAACGCAGCAgtacagaaaacattatttcagcaTAGTCGCCTAGTGTTATCTTCCATAGTGGCTACCTTACTTTGCTATAacttaatgctttttcttttacttttttgaaTGATAAGGTGAAGTTAAGAGTTGCCTACTTAGGGTGTGTGGAGATAAGTTAAAGGAAACTGCTTCTGTTTATTGTTGCTTGTGTGGATTTACATGTTGTGATGAGTGGCCATCAGGATACTACCTAAATGATTTGAGGGTATCTTTACTTGGAATTAATATGCATCATTGTCTTGAATTTGCAGAGCTTCTACCATAGGTATCTACCACTATGTGGAGTTCTCAGTAGATCTGTGTAACATCATTTCTGTATTAATATCTGAAATTTATGCTCGCTTCTGTGATCCTTAGGTAGTTAGAAATACTAGCTTTGTTCATGATGGTTATATTATTATCCACTAGATTTGTGTAAGTACAAGGAAAAAGAGTACTTCAGAAACAACTCTTTATTTTTGGTTCAGTGTTCTTCATGTTCTGTTCTTCCATTGATGGTTTTTCTGTTTCAGggattttaaattttctgaacagaaaagaaatgcatggCAACTGTACAGTATTTTCTAATGTAACATGTGAACACACATAGTCCTGACATTGTCCTTTTTGAACCTCAAAGCTTAGTAAGGGTCTACAGGGATGTATCCCACTGTTCAAAGTATCTTGGAGCGATATTTTTGAACTGACATTACCAATGTGTAGCTGCTTGGAAAGAAAGTGGCAGAACATCAGCTATCCAAGCTAAGACTGCTTTTTTGCTCATTGTGAATCTGCacggaggagggggaggagattaCTACTTACTTTCAGGTTGGAACAATGgcaaaatatcattatttttctttgacttgACAGTCTGCCAGCTTAAGTCCTTGAAACTTGttgctttctctgtgttttaGGACACATCAAGCCaactcagcattttatttttgaagtaaatgTTTTCAGTGGCTAAACTTCCAACATGAATGTTCAAAGCAGCAGCTTAAATAGAATCCTAATTGCTCTCGTCATAGCCAGAGCCCCACAGTTGATTAATATGTAGACTTCAAATTGAGATTTCTCTTCAAAGTAGCCATCTAAGGTCTTAATATCATGAGCAGAACTAACCAGTGCTGCTGTGGAAGGAAGCAGTCTtgccctggctgctgcttcctccctccTCATCCGCTCCTCCCTTGTGTTAACATGAATGTTTATACAGGAGTAATAAACCAGATGGAGTAAATGATTGAGACTTTTTCTGAGAATTCATTTTAATCTGGATCAGTTCCTTGAGCTGGTTGACTGAGCAGCCATATGGTGTACAGACCACCTCTGCACCAGCACAGGTGGCCAGGAAGAGGCTGGCGCCATTTCTTTTGGTTGCAGTGCTGACTTAAGCCAATTTTGTGTGTTGTTGGAATTACAGCTCAGTATCCTTTACCTCTTCTTGGCAGGTTTGAGTTTTGATTTGGGGGTTCAGACCTTCAGATTCTTCTCCCTATGCAACAGCACTTCCAAATTATCTGAGCctgctaggaaaaaaaccagTAGTACTTTGCCCTAGTAAGGGTTTCATGGCCACATGAAACATTTGGCCCCTTTACCTTGTctagttaaaaaaataacagccacCTCTATCTTCCAGCCCTACAAATCAGTTCTTCAAGCTGTCTGCAATGAgcaaatttttgtgtgtgtgtagaagaATGCATGGTTCCACTTAAGCCAacatactccttttttttttttaagaaatgttgtcTCTAGTATTACAGTAGTAATTCATTATTTCTGGAATGTGTATTGGAAGGGAGGAAACTGCTTTGTAATCCTTAGTATTGCCCTTTCTTCCGTCCTCAAGTGGGTTACTTTGAACAGTAGGTGTTTGCCAGCCTTATTCATTTTGACTGAATAAGGTTGCAGAGTGCTGATGTGAGCAGCTTTGTTAGTGCATCCCTAGGAGCAGTAGCCTATAGCAGGCATTTGGCAATGTGCAAATAGGACATTAACCTCTTCAGGAAGCATACTTTAATGGAAGCAAATGTCTTTAATAATGGAGTCTCTCGTCATGGCTAAGTGAATCATTTTAAAGTAAGGAGCAATCCAAATAGAAGTGTAGTCTCCCTCCATTCCTTTTACTTCTACCTCCATGGTCCAAGGTGATGTGCACCAGTGTCACTGACTGTGTTAGCCTGCTTGCCTGTGTGGGCTCCTGCTAGCGTTGAACTAAACAGTGGGCGAGGAGCAGAGAGACTCTgatttctcccctcccctcctttcccttccctttcaaGTTACTGTTTTCTTGACTTGGAAGaattgtctggttttgttttccttcagtgtttagtCCTTGTTATCTTTCAATGTTTTGAAGCTATCATCATGTGAAAATATCAAAACAAAGAATCTTGTAGATTCTTGGTTTTGAAATAAGCATACTATACCTGCTTTGTAAGGTGTCACATGTGATGCAGTGTATCAGCTTTTGTGAAGATGGTACATTTTTAGGAGTCAATATTTTGAATGTAATTTACCTAATTTTTGAATTCAACTAATTTTTGAATTGGGTAACACTGTGAAATGAGTGTATTATCTTTAGGACAGAGTACAGCCTTGGCTTTGAATGTTCCTCCTAGGAGGTCACAGGCAGAAGGCTCCAGCTAGATCTTGTGACCATTCTGTCAAGAGTGGTCTGAGTTTTCACAGTAATTTATTAATATGTGATAGTTCAAGATTACAAACAGGTTTTAACTGTTGTCTTTATTTAAATCATATTACACAAATGTTTTTCCTATCTCTTTGTAGTttcatcatttttatgctcaaaatACTTGAAGACTACACTCATGCAAACTTCATGGCTTTGAACATCTCTACATTTACTGCAAATGGGAATATAGCATTAAGATACTACTGTTCATTGCTTCTGTAATCCCTGTAGAGTGCTTACTacctgttgtttttttaagataacGTATGCCCATTTAAAGtagatagaaatattttttagctgaaaaaagATTGGTTTAGGAACATTagtataacttttctttttctgagaaaatCTACAAATTGATGAATTCACTTTGTGGATTTTGGTGgaatcatatttattttctgtttaggCTAAAATAACCACTGGCAGTGCTCCTTTGTAAAACCAGGATGGCTTTAGGGCTAGTTCAGAAGTAATTTGTATTTTGTCAATCTTCACGCTGTCACAAGAAATCTGTGAAACCACACATCTGTTGCACATTgatttaaactaatttaaaattactagatggaatattaaatattttaccaatgacttaagttttattttaacacaaGGTTGAGAGGTTTAACTGAGACAGTCACCCAAATTCAAGAAACTGTTTTCCATTAGCGAAGGATGGTTCCCAAAGCAACCGCTCCCTCCGGAGCCACTGGGCAGCCTGTCCGACAGGCTGTGTCAGCTGGCTGGCAGTGGGGATGCGATACGTTGACTGTTCATGTTTCTGAGCAGAACTGAGGAATAATAGTGATGTATAAAGTTAAGTACTGTTGTGTATGAAATTTCAAGATAAGCGTCTTTGtcccttttgtatttttaatgagttaAAATGGTTAGCATGCAGCCCCTTTGCCACCTGTGCCCAGTAAAACAGCATTACTGGTTTTATTCAGAATGCAAGTTATTTCTTCAGAGGCCTGAATGACCTAATGTTTTAAGTAAGGCTTTACTGAAAATTGTAGAGCCCTTACTCTAGCAACTTTACCTTTCGTTTGCTCTGTTAAGGCCTTGCTCTGAACCAATTATAGTATGTTCTATTGTCTTGTGTTTGTAGACTTGCTAGGAACCTAATGGGGAAAGAAATGGGTATAAATGTCAAAGTTGCACAAGAactttacatttgcttttatcTTCGTTTTCTACTAAGATTTTGTACTTGTAACTCTGTTGCTCTCTGAAAAGGTTACTTTTATGGAATCTTTCAATAGTAGTAGTATGGCCTAACTTTAAAAGTGTTTCAGTGATTTTAGTGCTTCCTGCGGTGAATGGAAACTAATAATGTTTAGTACTTTTCTGCCATTACTCTGGAGTTTCTGCCTGGGAATATTAACTTTTAATATTCACCTAGTGATTGCTCAACCCCACAGTTTTTTATTCCAGTAAATATAcatcatattttaatatttttcttcctgttctgcaTGTAAAACGTTAACATAAGTTCTCAATGTTTTCTGTTAACTCTTACTGCTGTCCTGGGCTTGGTTCTAGTGTGGAGAAGCAAATTATTCTCTTCTGTCCTGTTACCATTAGACTTCTGACAGTGGTGTGAGCATACTAAATCCCTCAACTCTTGGATTTCTGAAAAACAATGGtgattattttacagaaatgctGACCTACTCTTTTAATAAAGAACTTGTCTTGTATTCCACTTTCCCATTTTTAGAATCATGGTTCATATTCCTCTTGCTTCACAATCATATAACATCCTTGTGGCAAGTGCAGCAGTTGCTTACCTGGAAAAGTAATATTAGAAAAGTGTGTATTTTTAGCTGCCTTTTGATGTGATGTAGCAGCTGGAAACAAGGAGGAGAGGCAGTATGAGGTGATCTGACAACACTGCCAACCACAACTTGGGAACCACCGCTTTGGACTTGAGACTGAATGTGGGAAAACCATTTTTACAGGCCTGAGTATGCCTATTGTGCCTGGCACTTCAGATGCTGTGGCTTTGCTCTTGGTTCTCAAAAGCTTCATTTGAGGGTTCTCTCATGGACTCTATTTGACAAATATTGTTAATGGATGAGAAAGGTTCTGTGAAGCTTTTTGTTTATGTTAATATGCATAAACAAATATATAATGAGCAGGCAGTTTCATGCACAAATTTAAGATACAATTAGTAAAATATCCCTTTGATACCAGTGACTAATTGTAAATATCTAAATTAAAAGATATTCTAACCACTAacaaaaatactctttttctctttgtagtAATCATGTCCACAACTCAGAGAAGGAAACTAGCAAGTTCATGTTGAGGTATATGCTCAAGACAAGATACAGTGACTCATATGCTTTTCTGGGTAAGAAGGGTATCTATATTCTCTTGAGTATGACGAAAAGTAGTTAAACCTTTTAAGTTTAACTTTTGAAAAGTACAGTCTGTCAAGCCAGTACGGTGGGGGTTTTGTGGgttgggggtttgttgtttttcctttgttcttgaaGCTTTCTGGGCAAGTGTAGAGAACTTTCCACCCGTCTAACAGCCTAAAGACATTCTAGACTAATAGTGCAAAGGAAGAGCAATAATGAGCAGTTTAGAATAAAAGACACCACTGAATAGTGTATGACTGTTTGGTTAGAAAGTAATTCCAGTTCATTGTCAAAAGGATGTGTGCTGTTTCTAGCCTGATTTCCCAAGGGAATGGAGGTTATatactctcttctttttcccttccccaaaattttaaacatctctgtgactaggaagagaaagaagtgtACAACTCGAGAGAAAAGTGGGTAGAAGTCAACCTTATATACTCTGTGTTGACAGGCTGGCAGCCAGCAAGCGTATGCTGCCTTCTGGTCAGTGTGGATATTCTGAGACACCGCAAACAGCGATGATTATTGCGATGGCGTGGTACATGGTTGTATGATTCCTACAAATCTGTATGTGATCTGCCTTTATTAGTTCTGCTGCTCTTAGAACTCCCCCAGTCCCCCAGCTTGGGCCAGACGActccagaaaaaacaaatttaggAGGTTTTTTCAGTCAGGAAGACATTCCTTGCTCATTGCTTACGGACTTTCACTTTTACATATGCACAGAACTCTATAGCATCTTCTATGTATAATATTTATCTGCAAGTGTCTCCCTCCTTAATAACTACTTAGGTGTTGTTCGGATTGTCATTAGCACTGTGTTCTAGGTAATTTATTACCTAATTACCATGGCAACCAGTGATTGCCAGAGACTGTTAAGGCCTGATTCTCCCACTTCCCTGCATCCACACTAAATTAAGTCTTACGGTTTTATTTTATGCAACTGGATGTAGATACCTAGCTTGCTGGGTTTACTGAAGTATCTGAGGAAGGAGTGGGGAAGaaagcttttgctttctgttcctaTAACAGTTAGGTGTTTCACTTTCATTATCATTTCATCATTTTCATGTAAGCTGTGCCTCTGACTCTTCCCCAGTCTCAGTGGATTGTGCTATAAAGTCATGGGCTTACAGCTGTGCTTCTATCTTAAGGGACTCCTAGACTGGATCACTAGAGTATTGCTTGCTTGTTTACCATCCACATTATTTCATGAGACCCAGTGCATTTGATCACTGCTTCAGATTCCTTTCTAGCTGTGAACAGAAAAGAACTGCAACAACAGAGGAATGTTGCTTCAAAATAGTGTTTCCAAAGAGCAGAGCAGTTTCCATTAAGAATTAAATTAGATAAGATAATATGTTTTAGTCCTTTAAGTTTAGCACTTCTCTCAGAACTTAATTAGACCTAATTTAGCTTGGCATTGTCTGACTTTTTTTAGTACAGAATTAGcctgtttctctctgtcctaGGGCAGTCCTGTGTTTTTGGCAGTCTTGTTCCAGTTATCAAACTCTGCTTCTAAAGAAGTAGTTGCAGAATACACACTACTAAAGTTTTTATCTTTTTACTGTATCTTCATGATTCACTGTCATCGTGTTTCTGCTGGGgagctgctttctttttaagtATTCTTACTAAAGATAGAAAAGCTCCTTGGGCTCTTTCATTCTTTTATAACTTCAGTAATAAAGCCAGAGCGTTTGtttgggttgggttggtttttttgatgtttcatATGTATGGCTTTTATTAATATATCAGAGACTTTATAATTCTAAAATTCTGCTGATACCTTACTGCCTTTCCTTGTCTTTTGGAGATTGCCTTATCTAAGAATgctgaatgttttttttccccctaaattcCTATTTTTGCGCTAATTTTTTGAATCTTGTCAGTTACAGATTGGAATTTATCTGACCTACGGCTGGAGCTTTTTCTTTTAGATGGTGTATCTGGACATTTTCAGTGCACTTGTTGGATTTCGCTAGCTACACTCATAGTTTAGAGTAACTTGAATAGTTCTTTTTCAGGATTTGTTTTACTACTGCTTATTGGGTATGAGGGAGTCATACCTTACATATGACTTACAAATTCTTCCTAAAATGAAGAATTTTAGACTGCATATTTCCTGTCTGTCAAATACAACTATGCAGACTACCTATGTGCCTACAGAAAAATGGGAGGGCCTGcttgtaaagaaaatgtttcaaatttcccaaacattttcttcatggtgatttttctaaatattgaAATGGTGTGATGCATGTCACTTCCGCGTAACCATACAAACAGTAGGGCAGTTATTCAAAGGTAGTGTGTTCAATTAACTGTTGTCTTGTGTCTGTAACTTGACTGATAACTGAAGATgtatcctcatttttttttaaacaatatttttattttaatatttcttctcctCTTGAATTTAGATAACGTAATCCATGGATAAAGTGGGAAAGATGTGGAACAATTTCAAATACAGGTGCCAGAATCTCTTCAGTCATGAGGGTGGAAGCCAAAACGAAAATGTAGTTGTGAACTCCAATAGTTGCTCATCTGCTAAAGAGAAAGCTATCCAGATAACTGACTTGGCTCAACAACAACCCAGCAGCCCTTTGAGAGAAAACATTGCTTTGCAATTAGGTTTAAGTCCTTCAAAGAATTCGGCAAGGCGGAACCAAAACTGTGTCACAGAAATTCCTCAGATTGTTGAAATAAGCATTGAGAAAGAGAATGACTCGTGTGTCACCACGGGAGCTAGACTTGCTCGAAGGGACTCTTATTCTCGGCATGCTCCTTGGGGTGGGAAGAAGAAGCATTCCTGCTCTACCAAGACCCAGAGCTCCTTGGATACCGAGAAAAGATTTGGTAGAACACGAAGTGGTttgcagaggagggagagaaggtaTGGGGTGAGCTCTGTCCATGATATGGATGCGGTATCAAACAGGACAGTAGGTAGCCGTTCTCTGCGACAGCGTCTACAAGATACCGTTGGGCTGTGTTTTCCCATGAGAACTTACAGCAAACAGTCCAAACCTCTGTTTTCTAACAAAAGAAAGATCCATCTCTCTGAACTAATGCTTGAGAAATGCCCTTTTCCTGCAGGCTCAGATCTGGCTCAGAAGTGGCATCTGATTAAACAACACACAGCGCCTGTGAGTCCTCATTCAACATTTTTTGACACGTTTGATCCTTCCTTGGTTTCCACAGAAGATGAAGAAGACAGGCTCAGAGAGAGACGTAGACTTAGTATTGAAGAAGGGGTTGATCCCCCTCCCAATGCCCAAATACATACTTTTGAAGCTACAGCACAGGTTAATCCGTTGTATAAACTGGGACCAAAGTTAGCCCCTGGTATGACTGAGCTGACCGGGGACAAAAGCATAACACCTCCAGGGAACTGTGACTCTGAGGAGGACACAACAACGCTTTGTCTGCAGTCGCGCAGGCAGAAGCAGCGTCAGATGTCTGGAGAGAGCCACGGCCACATCAGCAGGCAGGGGGCTTGGAAAGTGCACACTCAAATTGATTACATCCATTGCCTTGTGCCAGACTTACTTCAGATCACAGGTAACCCATGTTACTGGGGTGTGATGGACCGCTATGAAGCAGAAGCACTTCTGGAGGGTAAACCCGAAGGCACTTTTTTGCTCAGGGATTCTGCGCAAGAGGACTACCTCTTCTCTGTGAGCTTCCGTCGTTACAACCGCTCGCTACATGCACGCATTGAGCAGTGGAATCACAACTTTAGTTTCGATGCCCATGATCCCTGTGTGTTTCACTCCTCCACTGTTACAGGGCTTCTGGAACACTACAAAGACCCTAGCTCCTGCATGTTCTTTGAACCCTTGCTTACTGTATCTCTGAACAGGACTTTCCCCTTTAGTCTGCAGTATATCTGCCGGGCAGTAATCTGCAGGTGCACTACGTATGATGGAATTGATGACCTTCCTCTACCCTCAATGTTGCAAGACTTTCTAAAGGAGTATCACTATAAACAAAAAGTCAGGGTGCGATGGCTGGAGCGGGAACCTATAAAAACGAAGTAAATGGAAATCAGAATAAGCTTCTAGAATAcgcttttttttgtgtgttacagTTTAACTGCAGCAAGCGCACCAACAACGTCTAGCTTTTCGGCAATATCCTATTTAAGCTGAGTGTTAGTATCCTGTCAGATGCTGCCTGCTGTTAATCAAACTAAGTTGTGATGCCTCTTGGAAACAATAAGCAGACACGATTCTGCACGTTTTTCATTAAGGcctaatgaaaatatttttgctaatttctaaatattttgtttcccttttataGCTGTAGTAATTGGATGAAGAAACTATGAGGCATTTTCCATGGGGCATTCATGTAATGCTAATAAAGAAAGGCTTTATTAGAGGAGCATTTTTGCtaatatttgaagtatttttt
Proteins encoded in this region:
- the SOCS5 gene encoding suppressor of cytokine signaling 5, with the translated sequence MDKVGKMWNNFKYRCQNLFSHEGGSQNENVVVNSNSCSSAKEKAIQITDLAQQQPSSPLRENIALQLGLSPSKNSARRNQNCVTEIPQIVEISIEKENDSCVTTGARLARRDSYSRHAPWGGKKKHSCSTKTQSSLDTEKRFGRTRSGLQRRERRYGVSSVHDMDAVSNRTVGSRSLRQRLQDTVGLCFPMRTYSKQSKPLFSNKRKIHLSELMLEKCPFPAGSDLAQKWHLIKQHTAPVSPHSTFFDTFDPSLVSTEDEEDRLRERRRLSIEEGVDPPPNAQIHTFEATAQVNPLYKLGPKLAPGMTELTGDKSITPPGNCDSEEDTTTLCLQSRRQKQRQMSGESHGHISRQGAWKVHTQIDYIHCLVPDLLQITGNPCYWGVMDRYEAEALLEGKPEGTFLLRDSAQEDYLFSVSFRRYNRSLHARIEQWNHNFSFDAHDPCVFHSSTVTGLLEHYKDPSSCMFFEPLLTVSLNRTFPFSLQYICRAVICRCTTYDGIDDLPLPSMLQDFLKEYHYKQKVRVRWLEREPIKTK